One window from the genome of Natronomonas pharaonis DSM 2160 encodes:
- a CDS encoding RNA-guided endonuclease InsQ/TnpB family protein yields the protein MKYSPRYRLFPTEEQRQAMDWQRDTVRQLYNHALREFNKIPEDAGTLRQRVWMVRDSIPELKDWWPDLKQVYSTVLQKAVERIRDNINSLGELKEQGYDVGALNWKAPREFRSFTYRQSGFELNKKSGPDGHALLQLKKLKGESREIPVRLHRDLPDHNGIKEVALKKDATGEWYASFTIDTDTPEKPEPGNIDAEDTVGLDLGVCNFIHDSDGRCVDRLNLSGDRERLEREQRSLSRKQKGSNNWEKQRQRVAEVHARMSNKKQDFKHKLAHFYTTEYDAVFVEDLDVKRMLESQQNARNKAEVGWRDFLTILEHHGDKNGCHVVEVEARGTTKECAECGVETAKPLWVREHSCPSCGFELDRDWNAALNVQQRGWNRLGVVHSEATPAETATAVDTLAVSASRVVETGSPCLKEAAQAAE from the coding sequence ATGAAGTACAGTCCACGCTACCGACTCTTCCCAACCGAAGAGCAACGGCAGGCGATGGACTGGCAACGCGACACCGTACGACAATTATACAACCACGCGCTCAGAGAATTCAACAAAATCCCCGAGGACGCCGGAACGCTCCGGCAACGCGTCTGGATGGTCCGCGACAGTATCCCCGAACTGAAAGACTGGTGGCCCGACCTGAAGCAAGTCTACTCCACCGTCTTACAGAAAGCCGTCGAACGCATCCGCGACAACATCAACAGCCTCGGCGAACTAAAAGAACAAGGCTACGACGTGGGGGCGCTGAACTGGAAGGCACCACGCGAATTCAGGAGTTTCACGTACCGTCAATCCGGCTTCGAACTCAACAAGAAGAGTGGCCCCGACGGACACGCACTCCTTCAGCTAAAGAAACTCAAAGGCGAAAGTCGTGAGATACCAGTTCGACTCCACCGCGACCTCCCCGACCACAACGGCATCAAAGAGGTTGCGCTGAAAAAAGACGCAACGGGCGAGTGGTACGCGTCGTTCACCATCGACACCGACACCCCCGAGAAACCCGAGCCGGGCAATATCGACGCGGAAGACACGGTGGGCCTTGACCTCGGCGTCTGCAACTTCATCCACGATTCGGACGGACGCTGCGTTGACCGCCTCAACTTGTCAGGTGACCGCGAGCGACTCGAACGCGAGCAACGCTCGCTGTCACGGAAACAAAAAGGCTCGAACAACTGGGAGAAACAACGCCAACGCGTCGCCGAAGTCCACGCGCGGATGTCGAACAAGAAACAGGACTTCAAGCACAAACTCGCACACTTCTACACCACCGAGTACGACGCCGTGTTCGTCGAAGACCTCGACGTGAAGAGGATGCTAGAAAGCCAGCAGAACGCCCGGAACAAGGCCGAGGTCGGGTGGCGTGACTTCCTTACCATTCTCGAACATCACGGCGACAAGAACGGCTGTCACGTCGTCGAAGTCGAAGCCCGAGGCACCACGAAAGAATGCGCCGAGTGCGGGGTTGAAACCGCGAAACCGCTGTGGGTCCGCGAGCATTCCTGCCCAAGTTGTGGCTTCGAACTCGACCGTGATTGGAACGCTGCGTTGAACGTCCAACAACGCGGTTGGAATCGACTAGGAGTGGTTCACTCCGAAGCTACGCCTGCGGAGACTGCAACCGCTGTGGATACGCTTGCCGTATCTGCAAGTCGCGTCGTCGAAACAGGAAGCCCCTGCCTCAAAGAGGCGGCGCAAGCCGCCGAGTAG
- the sucC gene encoding ADP-forming succinate--CoA ligase subunit beta has translation MKLHEYQAKGVFADAGIPVPESTLASTVDEAVEAADDIGYPVAIKAQVQVGGRGKAGGIKLVENADEAREAADEILGMDLKGLHVDRVLVEAAVDFTDELYVGVTMDRAAGKPVAMVSTRGGVNIEEVAEEDPDAIVREHIDPAFGMHPFQARKAAFEAGVDRAVANDVASILTQLYELWADKDATEIEVNPLMVTDDDEVIAADAVMNIDEDALFRHPDLEEMEEEAAGDELEAKANEYGFDYVRLSGNTGIIGNGAGLVMTTLDLVDHYGGEPANFLDIGGGAKAERVANALDMVFSDDNVDSVVFNIFGGITRGDEVAKGINEALEQFDEIPKPVVVRLAGTNAEEGMEILNTDLVTVEKTLEDAVQRAVKYAEEEQ, from the coding sequence ATGAAACTGCACGAGTACCAGGCGAAGGGTGTATTCGCCGATGCCGGGATTCCCGTCCCGGAGTCGACGCTCGCGTCGACCGTCGACGAGGCGGTCGAGGCAGCCGACGACATCGGCTACCCGGTCGCTATCAAGGCGCAGGTACAGGTCGGCGGCCGCGGCAAGGCCGGCGGAATCAAGCTAGTCGAAAACGCCGACGAGGCCCGCGAGGCCGCCGACGAGATTCTCGGCATGGACCTCAAGGGACTGCACGTCGACCGCGTTCTCGTCGAGGCCGCCGTCGACTTCACCGACGAACTCTACGTCGGCGTCACGATGGACCGCGCGGCGGGCAAGCCCGTCGCGATGGTTTCGACCCGCGGCGGCGTCAACATCGAAGAAGTCGCCGAAGAGGACCCGGACGCCATCGTCCGCGAGCACATCGACCCGGCGTTCGGCATGCACCCCTTCCAGGCCCGGAAGGCGGCGTTCGAGGCCGGCGTCGACCGCGCGGTCGCAAACGATGTCGCCTCGATTCTCACACAGCTCTACGAGCTGTGGGCCGACAAGGACGCCACCGAAATCGAGGTCAACCCGCTGATGGTCACCGATGATGACGAGGTCATCGCCGCCGACGCGGTGATGAACATCGACGAGGACGCTCTGTTCCGCCATCCCGACCTCGAAGAGATGGAGGAAGAAGCCGCGGGAGACGAACTCGAAGCCAAAGCCAACGAGTACGGCTTCGACTACGTCCGACTGTCGGGTAACACCGGCATCATCGGCAACGGTGCCGGACTCGTGATGACGACGCTGGATCTCGTCGACCACTACGGCGGCGAGCCGGCGAACTTCCTCGACATCGGCGGCGGTGCCAAAGCCGAGCGGGTCGCCAACGCGCTCGATATGGTTTTCTCCGACGACAACGTCGACTCAGTCGTCTTCAACATCTTCGGCGGCATCACCCGCGGCGACGAGGTCGCCAAAGGTATCAACGAAGCGCTCGAGCAGTTCGACGAGATTCCCAAGCCCGTCGTCGTGCGGCTCGCCGGCACCAACGCCGAGGAAGGTATGGAGATTCTGAACACGGACTTGGTGACGGTCGAAAAGACGCTGGAGGACGCCGTCCAGCGCGCCGTCAAATACGCGGAGGAAGAACAATGA
- a CDS encoding glycerophosphodiester phosphodiesterase, giving the protein MRLIAHRGFAATAPENTLQAVTEAAEVADGVEVDVRRCGSGELVVIHDETVDRVTDASGPVSSFTRTDLDALDVLDTGEGVPTLAAVLEAVPAHIGITLDLKESGIAADAVALLSETRQQVTLSSRSREVLAACRDAAPELPRAYITDGSDESGTDAVEVAIDLDCAFLHPSLDVATERVVAEAHRAGMSVNAWTVDTPADAETLAERGVDGVIADRPVSLPESRQ; this is encoded by the coding sequence ATGCGTCTCATCGCCCACCGCGGGTTCGCTGCCACCGCCCCCGAGAACACGTTGCAGGCGGTGACCGAGGCCGCCGAGGTCGCCGACGGAGTTGAGGTCGATGTCCGCCGCTGTGGGAGCGGCGAACTGGTTGTCATCCACGACGAGACCGTCGACCGGGTGACCGACGCGTCGGGTCCGGTGTCGTCGTTCACCCGCACAGACCTCGACGCGCTTGATGTACTCGACACCGGTGAGGGCGTGCCGACGCTCGCGGCGGTGCTCGAGGCCGTCCCCGCTCACATCGGCATCACGCTCGACCTCAAAGAGTCGGGAATCGCCGCCGATGCGGTCGCGCTGCTTTCGGAGACGCGCCAGCAGGTGACCCTCTCGTCCCGGTCCCGTGAGGTGCTTGCTGCCTGTCGGGACGCGGCACCGGAGTTGCCGCGGGCCTACATCACCGACGGCAGCGACGAATCGGGCACCGACGCCGTCGAGGTCGCCATCGACCTCGACTGTGCGTTTCTCCATCCCTCGCTGGATGTCGCGACCGAGCGCGTCGTCGCCGAGGCGCACCGCGCCGGCATGAGCGTCAACGCGTGGACGGTCGATACACCCGCTGACGCCGAGACCCTCGCTGAACGCGGTGTCGACGGCGTCATCGCCGACCGACCCGTTTCGCTCCCGGAGAGCCGCCAGTAG
- a CDS encoding acyl-CoA carboxylase subunit beta: MTMDDEIEELREKKRDAELGGGEERIEKQHEKGKLTARERIEYFLDDGTFEEFDQLKTHRCTNFDMEDDQPYGDGVVTGYGEVDGRKVFVFAHDFTVFGGSLGEAFAEKVCKVMDRAIETGAPIIGLNDSAGARIQEGIDSLAGYADIFHRNQKASGVVPQISAIMGPCAGGAVYSPAITDFIYMVEDTSHMFITGPDVIETVTGEEVGFEELGGASTHTGESGVAHFSAADEKDALDDIRYLLSYLPSNNVEDPPRVEPWDDPERRDEKLKEIVPSEPKKPYDIVDVIDRIVDEDSFFEVAESYARNLVTGFGRLDGRSVGVVANQPRVNAGTLDIDASLKGSRFVRFCDAFNIPIVTFVDVPGFMPGTDQEHNGIIKHGAKLLYAYSEATVPLLTVITRKAYGGAYDVMASKHLDADVNYAWPTAEIAVMGPKGAVNVLYRDELADADDVEARRQQLIDEYRDAFANPYTAAERGFVDDVLEPQDTRPRLINDLEMLESKRKDQPDRKHGNIPL, from the coding sequence ATGACAATGGACGATGAAATCGAGGAACTCCGAGAGAAAAAGCGGGACGCAGAGCTGGGGGGCGGCGAGGAACGCATCGAGAAACAACACGAGAAAGGAAAGCTGACCGCGCGGGAGCGCATCGAGTATTTCCTCGACGACGGGACCTTCGAGGAGTTCGACCAGCTGAAGACCCACCGGTGTACGAACTTCGACATGGAGGACGACCAGCCGTACGGCGACGGCGTCGTCACCGGCTACGGCGAGGTCGACGGCCGGAAAGTCTTCGTCTTCGCCCACGACTTCACGGTCTTTGGCGGGTCGCTGGGGGAGGCGTTCGCCGAGAAGGTCTGTAAGGTGATGGACCGAGCCATCGAAACCGGCGCGCCCATCATCGGCCTCAACGACTCCGCCGGCGCACGCATTCAGGAGGGCATCGACTCGCTTGCCGGCTACGCCGACATCTTCCACCGAAACCAGAAGGCGTCGGGTGTTGTCCCGCAGATTTCAGCCATCATGGGCCCCTGTGCCGGCGGCGCGGTCTACTCGCCGGCGATTACCGACTTCATCTACATGGTCGAGGACACGAGCCACATGTTCATCACCGGGCCGGACGTTATCGAGACGGTCACCGGCGAGGAGGTCGGCTTCGAGGAACTCGGCGGCGCAAGCACCCACACCGGGGAATCCGGCGTTGCCCACTTTTCGGCCGCCGACGAGAAGGATGCCCTCGACGATATCCGGTATTTGCTTTCGTATCTCCCGTCGAACAACGTCGAGGACCCGCCGCGCGTCGAGCCGTGGGACGACCCCGAGCGCCGCGATGAAAAGCTAAAAGAAATCGTCCCCAGCGAACCGAAAAAGCCCTACGACATCGTCGATGTCATCGACCGGATCGTCGACGAGGACTCCTTTTTCGAGGTCGCCGAATCCTACGCCCGCAACCTCGTGACCGGCTTCGGCCGCCTCGATGGCCGTTCTGTCGGCGTCGTCGCAAATCAGCCGCGCGTCAACGCCGGCACGCTCGACATCGACGCCTCGCTGAAGGGCTCGCGGTTCGTCCGGTTCTGTGATGCGTTCAACATCCCCATTGTCACGTTTGTCGACGTTCCAGGCTTCATGCCCGGGACCGACCAAGAGCACAACGGCATCATCAAGCACGGCGCGAAGCTCCTGTACGCCTACAGCGAGGCGACGGTGCCGCTTTTGACCGTCATCACGCGGAAGGCCTACGGCGGTGCCTACGATGTGATGGCCTCGAAGCATCTCGACGCCGATGTCAACTACGCGTGGCCGACCGCCGAAATCGCCGTGATGGGGCCGAAGGGCGCGGTCAACGTTCTCTACCGGGACGAACTGGCCGACGCTGACGACGTCGAGGCTCGCCGACAACAGCTCATCGACGAATACCGGGACGCCTTCGCCAATCCCTACACGGCCGCCGAGCGCGGCTTCGTTGACGATGTCCTCGAACCGCAGGACACCCGCCCCCGCCTCATCAACGACCTCGAGATGCTCGAATCGAAACGGAAGGACCAACCGGACCGGAAACACGGCAACATCCCGCTGTAA
- a CDS encoding SDR family NAD(P)-dependent oxidoreductase, protein MPTDQFSVDGQNVIVTGASQGIGRGIAERFAADGANVAICSRAQERIDPVAESIREDGGTALAVECNVREPEDVEAFVEATAEEFGGIDVLVNNAGGEFVAAFEDISENGWKSIIDLNLHGTFHCTQAAGEYMRDDGGGCIINMSSVNGQHAAPNESHYSASKAAIIRLTETLAVEWASDGIRVNCIAPGLVQTPGVAETLGIQEDQMPPRETVDRRIGHTEDIADVAQFLASDAAAFMTGETVTAKGVPRPGNSFEVDLGLQ, encoded by the coding sequence ATGCCGACAGACCAGTTCAGTGTCGACGGACAGAACGTTATCGTAACCGGCGCCTCACAGGGTATCGGTCGCGGAATCGCCGAGCGGTTCGCCGCTGACGGTGCGAACGTCGCTATCTGTTCCCGCGCACAGGAGCGAATCGACCCGGTTGCCGAGTCCATCCGTGAGGACGGCGGGACGGCCCTGGCCGTCGAATGTAACGTCAGAGAACCGGAGGATGTCGAGGCCTTCGTCGAGGCGACAGCCGAGGAGTTCGGCGGTATCGATGTGCTCGTAAACAACGCTGGTGGCGAGTTCGTCGCCGCCTTCGAAGACATCTCCGAGAACGGCTGGAAATCCATCATCGACCTCAATCTCCATGGGACGTTCCACTGCACGCAGGCGGCTGGCGAGTATATGCGCGACGACGGCGGCGGCTGTATCATCAACATGTCGAGTGTCAACGGCCAGCACGCTGCGCCGAACGAGAGCCACTACAGCGCCTCGAAAGCGGCCATTATCCGGCTGACCGAGACGCTCGCCGTCGAGTGGGCAAGCGACGGCATTCGGGTCAACTGCATCGCACCGGGGCTGGTTCAGACGCCAGGGGTCGCGGAAACGCTCGGCATTCAGGAAGACCAGATGCCGCCACGGGAGACGGTCGACCGCCGCATCGGTCACACGGAGGACATCGCCGACGTCGCACAGTTCCTCGCCAGCGACGCCGCGGCGTTCATGACCGGCGAAACGGTCACGGCAAAGGGCGTCCCCCGCCCGGGCAACAGCTTCGAGGTCGACCTCGGTCTGCAGTAG
- a CDS encoding sodium-dependent transporter translates to MERETWATRIGFILAAVGSAVGLGNIWRFPFQVGQNGGSAFLIMYLACVLLIGIPAILVEFVIGRRSQRNPIGAFHALGKSRFRAIGAVCVVTGFVILSYYTVVAGWVLRYIGGSATGAYFGSEEAYFLEIATGYDAVVLHAVFLAVTVGIVMLGIKRGIELAVKAMVPAIALLLAGLAVYALTLDGVVDGYRYYLSPDFATLAAEWTTILPAAVGQALFTLSLGMGVMITYASYVGEDQSLLVDSGSIALLDTVIAFLSGLILFPILFTIDATPGDGGAGEFFIGVGGAFADIPLGTIVGVVFFVTLAVAALSSAISILEVIVSYFIDEFGFDRRVATFGVGVIVFVAGIPAALDMGTFEVYDQVTGELLLPLGMFLLVLFVAWVVPEESLDELLKGRSGSNLDVFWLWWVRTVVTVAVGLTLVLSVYGFAVEFGLLAESA, encoded by the coding sequence ATGGAACGAGAAACGTGGGCGACACGTATCGGATTCATTCTTGCGGCGGTCGGCAGCGCCGTGGGGCTCGGGAACATCTGGCGGTTCCCCTTCCAGGTCGGGCAGAACGGCGGCTCGGCCTTTCTGATAATGTACCTCGCGTGTGTGCTGCTCATCGGTATCCCGGCGATTCTCGTCGAGTTCGTCATCGGACGCCGGTCGCAACGGAACCCTATCGGGGCCTTCCATGCCCTCGGAAAATCGCGGTTCAGGGCCATCGGGGCCGTCTGTGTCGTCACCGGCTTCGTCATTCTCTCGTATTACACCGTCGTCGCCGGGTGGGTCCTGCGGTACATCGGCGGGAGCGCGACGGGAGCGTACTTCGGCAGCGAGGAGGCGTATTTCCTCGAAATCGCCACTGGATACGATGCCGTCGTCCTGCATGCCGTCTTCCTGGCAGTGACGGTCGGTATCGTGATGCTCGGCATCAAGCGTGGAATCGAGCTCGCGGTCAAGGCGATGGTGCCGGCCATCGCGCTGTTGCTTGCCGGGCTTGCGGTGTACGCGCTGACGCTCGACGGCGTCGTCGACGGCTACCGCTACTATCTCTCGCCCGACTTTGCGACGCTTGCGGCCGAGTGGACAACGATTCTCCCGGCCGCGGTCGGACAGGCGCTGTTTACCCTCTCGCTCGGGATGGGCGTGATGATAACGTATGCGTCCTACGTCGGCGAAGACCAGAGCCTGCTCGTCGACAGTGGCTCAATTGCGCTTTTGGACACCGTCATCGCCTTCCTCTCGGGGCTCATCCTCTTCCCGATTCTCTTCACCATCGACGCCACGCCGGGCGACGGCGGGGCCGGCGAGTTCTTCATCGGCGTCGGCGGCGCGTTCGCCGACATCCCGCTTGGAACCATCGTCGGCGTTGTCTTCTTCGTGACGCTCGCGGTGGCGGCGCTGTCCAGCGCTATCAGCATCCTCGAAGTCATCGTCTCGTATTTCATCGACGAGTTCGGCTTCGACCGACGGGTCGCGACGTTCGGCGTCGGTGTCATCGTCTTCGTCGCCGGTATTCCGGCAGCGCTCGACATGGGCACGTTCGAGGTCTACGACCAAGTGACCGGCGAGCTGTTGTTGCCCCTCGGAATGTTCCTGCTCGTGCTGTTCGTGGCGTGGGTGGTCCCGGAAGAGAGCCTCGACGAGCTGCTCAAGGGCCGCTCGGGCAGCAACCTCGACGTGTTCTGGTTGTGGTGGGTCCGAACCGTCGTCACCGTCGCTGTCGGCCTCACGCTCGTGTTGAGCGTGTATGGCTTCGCCGTCGAGTTCGGACTGCTAGCCGAGTCGGCCTGA
- a CDS encoding acetyl-CoA carboxylase biotin carboxylase subunit → MFDKVLVANRGEIAVRVMRACDDLGVDTVAVYSDADKHSGHVRYADEAYNIGPARAADSYLDHEAVIDAAEKAGADAIHPGYGFLAENAEFARKVEATEGIKWVGPAADSMEQAGEKTKARTVMQEADVPIVPGTTDPVESAEEVEAFGDKHGYPIAIKAEGGGGGRGMKIVRSPDEAADQLAAAQREGEAYFDNDSVYLERYLENPRHIEVQILADEHGNVRHLGERDCSLQRRHQKVIEEGPSPALSDELREKIGEAARRGADAADYYNAGTFEFLVEEEDREDGELLGPDANFYFLEVNTRIQVEHCVTEALTGIDIVKWQLRVAAGEELDFEQADVDLDGHAIEFRINAENAADDFAPATGGTLETYDPPGGIGVRVDDALRQGDDLVTDYDSMVAKLIVHGGDRQECFARSDRALAEYDIEGIPTIIPFHRLMLEDDAFSAGTHTTKYLDEELDAERIEAAQERWGTETTAEAGDEEVVEREFTVEVNGKRFEVNLEERGELLGAVEAGGSAESSGPPQRRSGGGGGDSGSASAVDADGEVVSAEMQGTILEVNVEEGDTVESGDVICVLEAMKMENDVIAETGGTVAEVAVSEDDSVDQGDPLVVLE, encoded by the coding sequence ATGTTCGACAAGGTGCTCGTCGCCAATCGGGGGGAAATCGCGGTTCGTGTCATGCGCGCCTGCGACGACCTCGGTGTCGATACCGTTGCGGTCTACAGCGACGCCGACAAACACAGCGGCCACGTCCGGTACGCCGACGAGGCGTACAACATCGGACCGGCGCGTGCGGCCGACTCCTATCTCGACCACGAGGCAGTCATCGACGCCGCCGAGAAGGCCGGCGCGGACGCTATCCATCCGGGGTATGGCTTCCTCGCCGAAAACGCCGAATTCGCACGGAAAGTAGAGGCGACCGAGGGCATCAAGTGGGTCGGGCCGGCGGCCGACTCGATGGAACAGGCCGGCGAGAAGACGAAGGCCCGGACAGTCATGCAGGAAGCCGACGTACCCATTGTCCCGGGGACGACAGACCCAGTCGAGTCGGCTGAAGAGGTCGAAGCGTTCGGGGACAAACACGGCTACCCAATCGCCATCAAGGCCGAAGGCGGCGGTGGCGGCCGCGGCATGAAAATCGTCCGCAGCCCCGACGAGGCGGCCGACCAGCTCGCGGCTGCACAGCGGGAAGGCGAAGCGTATTTCGACAACGACTCGGTGTATCTGGAGCGGTATCTGGAGAACCCGCGGCACATCGAGGTCCAGATTCTCGCCGACGAGCACGGCAACGTCCGCCATCTCGGCGAACGGGACTGCTCGCTGCAGCGTCGCCACCAGAAGGTTATCGAGGAGGGACCGAGTCCCGCGCTGTCTGACGAGCTCCGAGAGAAAATCGGCGAGGCAGCCCGCCGAGGGGCCGACGCGGCCGACTACTACAACGCCGGCACCTTCGAATTCCTCGTCGAGGAAGAAGACCGCGAGGACGGCGAACTGCTCGGTCCGGACGCGAATTTCTATTTCCTTGAGGTCAACACCCGGATTCAGGTCGAACACTGCGTCACCGAGGCGCTGACCGGCATCGACATCGTCAAATGGCAGCTCCGAGTCGCAGCCGGCGAGGAACTCGACTTCGAGCAGGCGGATGTCGACCTCGACGGCCACGCCATCGAGTTCCGTATCAATGCCGAAAACGCCGCTGACGACTTCGCGCCGGCGACGGGCGGCACGCTGGAGACCTACGACCCGCCGGGCGGTATCGGCGTTCGCGTCGACGACGCACTGCGGCAGGGCGACGACCTCGTCACGGATTATGACTCGATGGTCGCAAAGCTCATCGTCCACGGCGGGGACCGCCAGGAGTGCTTCGCTCGGTCGGACCGCGCTCTCGCCGAGTACGACATCGAAGGCATCCCGACCATCATCCCGTTCCACCGGCTGATGCTCGAAGACGACGCCTTCAGCGCCGGCACACACACGACGAAATATCTCGACGAGGAACTGGACGCCGAGCGCATCGAAGCGGCACAGGAACGCTGGGGAACCGAAACGACGGCCGAGGCCGGCGACGAGGAGGTCGTCGAACGGGAGTTTACCGTCGAGGTCAACGGCAAGCGCTTCGAGGTCAACCTCGAAGAGCGCGGCGAACTGCTCGGAGCCGTCGAGGCCGGCGGGAGTGCCGAATCGTCCGGGCCGCCACAGCGTCGCTCCGGGGGCGGCGGCGGGGACAGCGGCAGCGCGTCGGCTGTCGACGCCGACGGCGAAGTCGTCAGCGCCGAGATGCAGGGGACGATTCTCGAAGTGAACGTCGAGGAAGGCGACACCGTCGAAAGCGGCGACGTCATCTGTGTCCTCGAAGCGATGAAGATGGAAAACGATGTCATCGCCGAGACGGGCGGGACCGTCGCCGAGGTCGCCGTCAGCGAAGACGACTCGGTCGACCAGGGTGACCCGCTCGTCGTCTTGGAGTGA
- the sucD gene encoding succinate--CoA ligase subunit alpha, whose protein sequence is MSILVDNDTRVVVQGITGGEGKFHTGQMLEYGTNVVAGAVPGRGGQEVEGVPVYDTVHKAAREEDANAAVVFVPPAFAADALFEALDSPVDLVVAITEGIPQQDMAKVYRKLRETDTNLIGPNCPGLITPGEAKLGILPGNIFAEGNVGLVSRSGTLTYQVVDSLTQRGIGQTTAVGIGGDPIIGTDFVDALEMFENDPDTEAVVMCGEIGGEDEEEAAEFIGANMDTPVAGFIAGRTAPPGKRMGHAGAIVSGSGTGTAESKINALNNAGVPVGDTPEEVADNIESFL, encoded by the coding sequence ATGAGCATCCTCGTCGACAACGACACACGCGTCGTGGTACAGGGCATCACCGGCGGTGAAGGGAAGTTCCACACCGGCCAGATGCTTGAGTACGGAACCAACGTCGTCGCCGGAGCGGTCCCCGGCCGTGGCGGCCAGGAAGTCGAAGGCGTTCCAGTCTACGACACGGTCCACAAGGCTGCTCGTGAGGAAGACGCCAACGCCGCTGTCGTCTTTGTACCGCCGGCGTTCGCTGCCGACGCGCTCTTCGAGGCGCTCGACTCGCCGGTTGACCTCGTCGTCGCCATCACCGAGGGCATCCCCCAGCAGGATATGGCGAAGGTTTACCGCAAGCTCCGTGAGACCGACACGAACCTCATCGGTCCGAACTGTCCCGGCCTCATTACCCCCGGCGAGGCCAAGCTCGGCATCCTGCCGGGCAACATCTTCGCCGAGGGGAACGTCGGCCTCGTCTCCCGCTCCGGGACGCTTACCTACCAGGTCGTCGACAGCCTCACCCAGCGCGGTATCGGCCAGACGACCGCCGTCGGCATCGGCGGCGACCCCATCATCGGCACCGACTTCGTCGACGCCCTCGAAATGTTCGAAAACGACCCCGACACCGAGGCGGTCGTGATGTGCGGCGAAATCGGCGGCGAAGACGAAGAAGAGGCCGCCGAGTTCATCGGCGCGAACATGGACACGCCCGTCGCCGGCTTCATCGCCGGCCGGACGGCCCCGCCGGGCAAGCGGATGGGCCACGCCGGCGCTATCGTCTCCGGCTCCGGCACCGGCACCGCCGAATCGAAGATTAACGCCCTCAACAACGCTGGCGTGCCCGTCGGCGATACGCCGGAAGAAGTCGCTGACAACATCGAGTCCTTCCTGTAA